The genomic interval CCATCAATAACCCGACGTTCAATCAGCAGATCGATTCGACCCAGTCGCTGCTGCATATGAATCCGCAATCGGCCCATGCGTTGTTCGATTTCACCGTCAACACGCAGGCGGCCATGATGGGCCTGAACGATATCTTCTTCATCTCGGCGGTCATCTTCATTCTGATCATTCCGCTGATCTGGATCACGCGGCCGGCCAAGGGCGGCGGCGGCCCGGACGCGGCCGGCGCGCACTGAGCGCGGCGGTGTCCTCGAGGCGGCCTCGGACAGTCTGCTACCGCGGGCGGGCGACGGTGATGCGTTAGCGGAAATAACGCGCGGGCGTGTCGCCGAACGCATCCCGGAACACCGCAATGAACGACGACACGTCGCTGTAGCCCACTTCGAGCGCCACCTGCGTGACGCTCGCACCGCCGCCGAGGTGTTCCAATGCGACCAGCAGGCGAAGTTGCTGGCGCCACTGCCCGAAGGTTTGCCCCGTTTCCTTGACGAACAGCCGCGCCGCCGTTCGGGCCGTCACGCCGGCCGCCGCGGCCAGCTCTTCGAGTACCGCAGCGTCGGCCGGATTGGCGCTCAGCGCGTCGGCGATCCGCTGGGCGCGTGGATCGCGCGGCCAGTTCAACCCTAGCGGCACGGTGCGCAGACCCGGCAGCCGGTCCAGCAACACTTGCACGAGACGCGCGGCCGGTTCGTCGAACGGTTGGTCGTGCGGCAGATCGGCCGCGGCGATCAGCAACGCCCCCACCAGCGGGTCGGGCACGACGGCGCCGCTGTGCGGCGCAAGCGGCGCGGCGTCAGGCGCGACATGGAGCGAATGAAATTCGACGGGACTGGCGGCGGACAAACGGTGCAGCAGACCCGCGGGCATCCAGACCGCGTGACCCGGCGGCACCACCCAGCGCTCGGTTTCGGTGCGCACGATCAGCACCCCGGCGCTCACGTGGATCAGCCGCGCGCGACGATAGGCGCCCAACGGTTCGTCCAGCGTCTCGTGGTGCTCGCGGATCACGAAGACCGGTTGCTCGACGCCGTCTGGATCAAAAGTCTCCATCGTGGAGTCCGTTTTGCCCGGTTGTTGCCGGAAAGGCAGCAAGATTAGCATAGCCGGTGGAGGCGCTCGCCGAACGTCGCTTGTGCCGGATTGCGGCGCACGGCGCTGTGCCGCACGAGCAATTCGCTCCGGCTTGCCAGTAGAATTGCGGCTCCAACGGTCCGAGCCCAATGAACTACGCATCCATCCTCGAACAGATCCGCGGCGATCTGCAGCCTTTTCTGGGCACCGGCAAGGTGGCCGATTACATTCCGGAACTCGCCACGGTGCCCGCCGACAGTTTCGGCATGGCGATCGTCACGGCGTCGGGTGAAATTTTCCGCACCGGCGAGGCCGACACGCGCTTTTCCATTCAGAGCATTTCCAAGCTGTTCGCCTGCACGCTCGCGTTCCAGTTGCTCGGCGACGCACTGTGGGAACGGGTCGGCCGGGAGCCCTCGGGCACCGCGTTCAATTCGCTCGTCCAGCTCGAAAGCGAGCGCGGCAAGCCGCGCAATCCGTTCATCAACGCCGGCGCGCTGGTCGTGACCGATGTGCTGTGCCGCCGCTTCGTGCAGGCCGAGACGGCGCTGGTCGAATTCATGCGACGGCTGACGGGCGAAACGAGCATCGACTACGATTCGCGCATCGCTCAGTCGGAGCTGCAGCACGCCCACCGCAACCGCGCGATGGCGCACTTCATGGCGAGCTTCGGCAACATGGAGATGCCGCCAGAAGTGGTGGTCGATGCTTATTGCCGTCAATGCGCGATCTCGATGAGTTGCGTCGAGCTGGCGAAGGCGGCGCTGTTCCTGACCAATCATGGCGTGGCGCCGGTCACCGGCGAACGGATTCTCGACACGAGTTCGGCCAAGCGCCTTTCCGCGCTGATGCTGACCTGCGGCACTTACGACGCGGCGGGCGATTTCGTCTACCGGGTCGGCTTGCCGGCGAAAAGCGGCGTGGGCGGCGGGATCGTCGCCGTGCTGCCGGGCGAGATGGCGGCATGCGTGTGGTCGCCGGCGCTGGATAGCAATGGCAACTCGGCGGCGGGCGTGCTGGCGCTGGAGTGGTTGACAACTTATACGGGGCAGTCGATTTTTTGAGTGTGTTGGCCGGGTGAGCGCGCGGCGCTCACCCGCCCTTGCGCCGCCCCGAGCCGCTTCTTCAGCACAGAAAGAGCCTCAAAGTCTCAAAAGCCGGACAGCACGATCTTGCCGCGTGCCTTGCCGCTCTCGAGCAAGGCATGGGCGCGGCGCAGATTGGCCGCGTTGATGGTGCCGAAATGGTCCGCCAGCGTCGTGCGCAGTACGCCCGCGTCGACCAGCCTGGCGACCCGGACCAGAATATGGTGCTGCTCGATCATGTCCGGGGTCTGGTACATCGAGCGGGTGTACATCAATTCCCAGTGCAGCGAGATGCTCTTGGGCTTGAGGATCGGCACGTCGAGCGACTCGGGGTCGTCGATCAGCCCCAGCCTGCCCTGCGGCGCCAGCATCTCGGCGATTTCAACCAGGTGCTTGTCAGTGTGGGTCAGGCTCGCCACGTAACCGACCTCATCAATGC from Paraburkholderia phytofirmans PsJN carries:
- a CDS encoding glutaminase, with amino-acid sequence MNYASILEQIRGDLQPFLGTGKVADYIPELATVPADSFGMAIVTASGEIFRTGEADTRFSIQSISKLFACTLAFQLLGDALWERVGREPSGTAFNSLVQLESERGKPRNPFINAGALVVTDVLCRRFVQAETALVEFMRRLTGETSIDYDSRIAQSELQHAHRNRAMAHFMASFGNMEMPPEVVVDAYCRQCAISMSCVELAKAALFLTNHGVAPVTGERILDTSSAKRLSALMLTCGTYDAAGDFVYRVGLPAKSGVGGGIVAVLPGEMAACVWSPALDSNGNSAAGVLALEWLTTYTGQSIF
- a CDS encoding AraC family transcriptional regulator, which produces METFDPDGVEQPVFVIREHHETLDEPLGAYRRARLIHVSAGVLIVRTETERWVVPPGHAVWMPAGLLHRLSAASPVEFHSLHVAPDAAPLAPHSGAVVPDPLVGALLIAAADLPHDQPFDEPAARLVQVLLDRLPGLRTVPLGLNWPRDPRAQRIADALSANPADAAVLEELAAAAGVTARTAARLFVKETGQTFGQWRQQLRLLVALEHLGGGASVTQVALEVGYSDVSSFIAVFRDAFGDTPARYFR